One Vibrio gallaecicus genomic region harbors:
- the pfkB gene encoding 1-phosphofructokinase: MSDKQIKAVTVTLNPALDLTGSIDALNVGSVSLVNKGSLHAAGKGVNVAKVLSELGAQVTVTGFLGRNNEEAFCQLFEQLGATDRFIRVDGATRINVKLVENSGQVSDINFPGVPVNADAIKAFEETLLELAETHDYFVIAGSLPQGISPELCASWVQRLHDLGKKVLFDSSRDALKAGINAQPWLIKPNDEELSQLFNAELSTRDQCQQAGQVLSEKGIENIVVSLGAEGVMWLNRGEWLHAQPPRMQVVSTVGAGDTLVAGLCWGHMQQMPKTELIKFATALSALAVSQVGVGVTSQQELDSVLQNIQLQSLSAPTSQLDISK; encoded by the coding sequence ATGTCTGATAAACAAATCAAAGCCGTTACCGTAACGCTAAACCCTGCTCTGGATCTGACTGGTAGCATCGATGCGCTAAACGTAGGTTCAGTTAGCTTAGTGAACAAGGGTTCACTTCATGCAGCAGGCAAAGGCGTAAACGTAGCCAAAGTACTTTCAGAGCTTGGCGCGCAAGTGACCGTGACTGGTTTCCTTGGTCGTAACAATGAAGAAGCGTTCTGCCAACTGTTCGAACAGCTGGGCGCAACCGACCGCTTTATTCGTGTCGACGGCGCAACTCGAATCAACGTTAAATTGGTAGAGAATTCAGGCCAAGTAAGTGACATCAATTTCCCAGGTGTTCCTGTTAACGCTGACGCAATTAAAGCGTTTGAAGAAACCTTGTTAGAGCTTGCTGAAACGCACGATTACTTCGTGATTGCAGGCAGCTTACCACAAGGTATCTCACCTGAGCTCTGCGCTTCTTGGGTTCAGCGCTTACACGATTTAGGTAAGAAGGTGCTATTTGATAGCAGCCGAGACGCACTTAAAGCAGGTATTAATGCACAACCTTGGTTAATCAAACCAAACGATGAAGAGCTATCTCAGCTATTCAATGCTGAATTATCCACTCGTGACCAATGCCAACAAGCAGGTCAAGTATTAAGTGAAAAAGGTATTGAGAACATCGTGGTGTCACTTGGCGCAGAGGGCGTGATGTGGCTTAACCGAGGTGAATGGTTACACGCTCAACCACCGCGCATGCAAGTAGTAAGCACGGTAGGAGCAGGTGACACTTTAGTCGCTGGTCTATGTTGGGGTCACATGCAACAGATGCCAAAAACAGAACTTATTAAATTTGCAACTGCCCTATCTGCCCTAGCAGTTTCACAGGTAGGCGTTGGCGTAACCAGCCAACAAGAGCTGGATTCAGTACTACAAAATATCCAATTACAGTCGCTTAGTGCTCCAACTAGCCAGTTAGACATAAGCAAATAA